The following are encoded together in the Arthrobacter sp. Y-9 genome:
- a CDS encoding SDR family oxidoreductase, producing MTARADAYTALVTGASAGLGAEFARQLAEEGHHLILVARDAGRLTEAAGRLERDYGVTVEVLPADLTDDAGVAAVVARLRDASRPVDVLVNNAGIGLQKPFDENPVEDELNHLRLHVQTTLELCHAALQEMLPRGTGRIINVASVAAFATRGTYGAAKAWELSFSRWANVNYGPSGLKVTALCPGFTHTEFHQRMGIDKAAMPRWMWLDARRVVRDGLADNARGKAVSIPSLRYKAVVAATRLLPARFARGPARRPVEQP from the coding sequence ATGACGGCACGAGCGGACGCTTACACGGCCCTGGTCACGGGCGCCTCGGCGGGGCTGGGCGCGGAATTCGCGCGGCAGCTCGCCGAGGAGGGCCACCACCTCATCCTCGTGGCGCGCGACGCCGGGCGGCTCACCGAGGCCGCCGGCCGCCTGGAGCGGGACTACGGCGTGACCGTGGAGGTGCTGCCCGCGGACCTGACGGACGACGCCGGGGTGGCCGCCGTCGTCGCGCGTCTGCGGGATGCCTCCCGGCCCGTGGATGTGCTGGTGAACAACGCGGGGATCGGGCTGCAGAAGCCCTTCGACGAGAACCCGGTCGAGGACGAGCTGAACCACCTGCGGCTCCATGTGCAGACCACGCTGGAACTCTGCCACGCGGCCCTGCAGGAGATGCTGCCGCGCGGCACGGGCCGGATCATCAACGTGGCCAGCGTCGCGGCCTTCGCGACCCGTGGCACGTACGGCGCGGCCAAGGCCTGGGAGCTGAGCTTCAGCCGCTGGGCGAACGTGAACTACGGACCGTCCGGGCTGAAGGTCACCGCCCTGTGCCCGGGTTTCACTCATACCGAGTTCCATCAGCGCATGGGCATCGACAAGGCGGCCATGCCCCGCTGGATGTGGCTCGACGCCCGCCGCGTGGTGCGGGACGGGCTGGCCGACAACGCCCGCGGCAAGGCCGTGTCCATTCCGAGCCTCCGGTACAAGGCCGTGGTGGCCGCGACGAGGCT
- a CDS encoding lysine N(6)-hydroxylase/L-ornithine N(5)-oxygenase family protein, translating to MTATENTADGRIHDLVGIGLGPFNLGLAALSEPLDGLDHLFLERRESFDWHPGMMLEPAHLQVPFMADLVTLADPTSPYSFLNFLKQTGRLYRFYIRENFYPLRAEFNQYCQWVAGQLDSIRFSTDVLNTSYDDGVYTLTVQGPQGTEQVRTRRLVLGTGTTPGVPEAGRGVLDAGGPALHNAEYLQRKEELQARRSITVVGSGQSAAEVYLDLLQEIDVHDYQLTWVTRSGRFFPLEYTKLTLEMTSPEYVDYFHGLPAEQRDHLIVHQKNLYKGIDSELINEIYDLLYAKSLNGMVDTRLFTHSELTSAAWDADAGAHTLTFRHAEQGGEFTLDSEAVVFATGYSYQEPAFLGGIADRIRRDELGRFDVDRQYGIGVEPGEIFVQNAELHTHGFVTPDLGMAAYRNSCILREILGTEVYPVERSIAFQHFGVPATERAESAKSIESAASTESAASLAVTA from the coding sequence ATGACCGCCACCGAGAACACCGCAGACGGCCGCATCCACGATCTGGTGGGCATCGGCCTCGGCCCGTTCAACCTGGGACTCGCCGCGCTGAGCGAGCCGCTGGACGGCCTGGACCACCTCTTCCTGGAACGCCGGGAGAGCTTCGACTGGCACCCCGGCATGATGCTCGAACCGGCCCACCTCCAGGTGCCGTTCATGGCGGATCTCGTCACGCTCGCTGACCCGACCTCGCCCTACTCCTTCCTGAACTTCCTCAAGCAGACCGGCCGCCTCTACCGCTTCTACATCCGGGAGAACTTCTACCCGCTGCGCGCCGAGTTCAACCAGTACTGCCAGTGGGTGGCCGGTCAGCTCGACTCCATCCGTTTCAGCACAGATGTGCTGAATACCAGCTACGACGACGGCGTCTACACCCTCACCGTCCAGGGTCCCCAGGGCACGGAGCAGGTCCGGACGCGGCGCCTCGTGCTGGGCACCGGCACCACCCCGGGCGTCCCGGAAGCCGGCCGCGGGGTGCTCGACGCCGGCGGGCCGGCCCTGCACAACGCGGAGTACCTCCAGCGGAAGGAGGAGCTCCAGGCACGTCGGAGCATCACCGTCGTCGGGAGCGGACAGAGCGCCGCCGAGGTGTATCTGGACTTGCTGCAGGAGATCGACGTCCACGATTACCAGCTCACCTGGGTGACGCGCAGCGGCCGCTTCTTCCCGCTCGAATACACCAAGCTGACCCTGGAGATGACCTCCCCCGAGTATGTCGACTACTTCCACGGGCTGCCCGCGGAACAGCGCGACCACCTGATCGTGCACCAGAAGAACCTCTACAAGGGCATCGATTCGGAGCTCATCAACGAGATCTACGACCTGCTCTACGCGAAGAGCCTCAACGGCATGGTGGACACCCGGCTTTTCACGCACTCTGAACTCACGAGCGCCGCGTGGGACGCGGACGCCGGAGCCCACACGCTCACCTTCCGCCACGCCGAACAGGGCGGGGAGTTCACCCTCGACTCCGAGGCTGTGGTCTTCGCGACGGGGTACTCCTACCAGGAACCCGCGTTCCTGGGCGGGATCGCGGACCGGATCCGGCGCGACGAGCTCGGACGCTTCGACGTGGACCGGCAGTACGGCATCGGCGTCGAGCCGGGGGAGATCTTCGTCCAGAACGCCGAGCTGCACACCCACGGCTTCGTGACCCCGGACCTCGGGATGGCCGCGTACCGCAACTCGTGCATCCTGCGGGAGATCCTCGGCACCGAGGTGTACCCGGTGGAGCGGAGCATCGCCTTCCAGCACTTCGGCGTCCCGGCGACGGAGCGCGCCGAGTCCGCGAAGTCCATCGAGTCTGCCGCGTCCACCGAGTCTGCCGCGTCCCTGGCGGTGACGGCATGA
- a CDS encoding IucA/IucC family siderophore biosynthesis protein, with protein MTSTSLHQESRAHEAHAQDGLREPAAPGLEAGGVAHLEPARWAVANRHLIRKALAEFSHERLLVPERTGDGADGRGAYRLLSDDGGTEYRFEATLRGLDHWSIPAESITRHRAGQDEELPAESITRHRAGQDEELPLDALDFIAEFQTSLTIRLEQLPVYLEEISSTLSGHAYKQGHGVPSGLLARGVTGGADVAQDFQAIERGMTEGHPCFVANNGRLGFGISDYHAFAPETGAPVRLRWIAVHRSRAVFSSEEGLDYRRHLTDELGYDAVAFFDAELSAAGLDPEDYLFMPVHPWQWEHKISVTFAAEIAQQRIVLLGSGTDAYQAQQSIRTFFNVSAPGKSYVKTAMSVVNMGFMRGLSPQYMKATAAINDWLEELIGQDAELQRHGMALIKEKAALGYHNHYYEAASAKGSPYRKMLSALWRESPVHLLQDGQQLATMASLLHVDQEGKPFVSALIERSGLAPEVWLRRYFDAYLVPLAHCLFAYELAFMPHGENVILVLEDGVPVRAIMKDIAEEIVLMGDRVEVPEDVARIKAPIPEEEKAAAIFTDVFDCIFRFLAALLAEDGVLEEDAFWRTAAEALHEYQARHPELAEQFAAHDLFVEEFELSCLNRLQLRNNQHMLDLDDPSGGLQKAGMLRNPLAVFRDR; from the coding sequence ATGACCTCCACCTCTCTTCACCAGGAAAGCCGCGCGCACGAGGCCCACGCCCAGGACGGCCTCCGTGAGCCCGCCGCACCGGGCCTGGAGGCCGGCGGAGTGGCCCACCTGGAGCCGGCCCGGTGGGCGGTGGCCAACCGGCACCTGATCCGGAAGGCGCTCGCCGAGTTCTCCCACGAGCGGCTCCTCGTCCCCGAGCGCACCGGTGACGGTGCGGACGGCCGCGGCGCCTACCGTCTCCTGAGCGACGACGGCGGCACCGAGTACCGCTTCGAGGCCACCCTCCGCGGGCTGGACCACTGGAGCATCCCGGCCGAGTCGATCACCCGCCACCGCGCGGGCCAGGATGAGGAGCTCCCGGCCGAGTCGATCACCCGCCACCGCGCGGGCCAGGATGAGGAGCTCCCGCTCGACGCGCTGGACTTCATCGCGGAGTTCCAGACCAGCCTGACGATCCGGCTGGAACAGCTGCCGGTCTATCTGGAGGAGATCAGCAGCACCCTCTCCGGCCACGCCTACAAGCAGGGTCACGGCGTCCCATCCGGACTGCTGGCGCGAGGGGTGACGGGCGGCGCCGACGTCGCCCAGGATTTCCAGGCCATCGAACGGGGGATGACGGAGGGGCACCCGTGCTTCGTCGCGAACAATGGGCGGCTGGGCTTCGGAATCTCGGACTATCACGCCTTCGCCCCGGAAACCGGCGCCCCGGTGCGGCTGCGCTGGATCGCCGTGCACCGCAGCCGCGCCGTGTTCAGCTCGGAGGAGGGACTGGACTATCGCCGGCATCTGACCGACGAACTCGGCTACGACGCCGTGGCGTTCTTCGACGCGGAGCTGTCCGCCGCGGGTCTGGATCCGGAGGACTACCTCTTCATGCCGGTGCATCCGTGGCAGTGGGAGCACAAGATCTCGGTGACGTTCGCCGCCGAGATCGCTCAGCAGAGGATCGTCTTGCTCGGCAGCGGCACTGATGCTTACCAGGCTCAGCAGTCCATCCGCACGTTCTTCAACGTCTCCGCCCCCGGGAAGAGCTACGTGAAGACGGCGATGTCCGTGGTGAACATGGGCTTCATGCGTGGCCTGTCCCCGCAGTACATGAAGGCCACCGCGGCCATCAACGACTGGCTGGAGGAACTGATCGGCCAGGACGCGGAACTCCAGCGCCACGGCATGGCCCTGATCAAGGAGAAGGCCGCGCTCGGCTATCACAATCACTACTACGAGGCGGCGTCCGCGAAGGGCTCGCCGTACCGGAAGATGCTGTCCGCGCTCTGGCGGGAGAGCCCGGTCCATCTCCTGCAGGACGGCCAGCAGCTGGCGACCATGGCGTCGCTGCTGCACGTGGACCAGGAGGGCAAGCCGTTCGTCTCGGCACTCATCGAGCGCTCGGGGCTGGCGCCGGAGGTCTGGCTGCGCCGGTACTTCGACGCCTATCTGGTGCCGCTGGCGCACTGCCTCTTCGCCTATGAGCTGGCCTTCATGCCGCACGGCGAGAACGTGATCCTGGTGCTCGAGGACGGCGTTCCCGTCCGGGCGATCATGAAGGACATCGCCGAGGAGATCGTCCTGATGGGCGATCGGGTGGAGGTTCCCGAGGACGTCGCCCGCATCAAAGCGCCCATCCCTGAGGAGGAGAAGGCCGCGGCCATCTTCACCGACGTCTTCGACTGCATCTTCCGGTTCCTGGCCGCATTGCTCGCGGAGGACGGAGTGCTGGAGGAGGACGCCTTCTGGCGGACCGCGGCCGAGGCCCTGCACGAGTACCAGGCCCGGCACCCGGAGCTGGCGGAGCAGTTCGCGGCGCACGACCTGTTCGTGGAGGAGTTCGAACTCTCCTGCCTGAACCGCCTCCAGCTGCGGAACAACCAGCACATGCTGGACTTGGACGACCCGTCCGGCGGCCTGCAGAAGGCCGGGATGCTCAGGAACCCGCTCGCGGTGTTCCGTGACCGCTGA
- a CDS encoding GNAT family N-acetyltransferase: MNHTFRPVDPAADAELLHGWVTQPYARFWGMLAASVQDVREEYDGLAATDHHEAFLGLRDGVPEFLVERYRPAESPLNAVYQVQPGDVGMHLLVAPPSSIGTIPGFTLGVMQSVMAWLFEHTGAERVVVEPDVRNHKIHVLNERVGFHAHSVVTLPPVDPAESTKEALLSFCTRDDFLATLTPLSAPATEGASA, translated from the coding sequence ATGAACCACACCTTCCGCCCCGTCGATCCCGCCGCCGACGCGGAGCTGCTGCACGGCTGGGTCACGCAGCCCTACGCCCGGTTCTGGGGGATGCTTGCGGCTTCCGTCCAGGACGTCCGGGAGGAGTACGACGGCCTGGCCGCGACCGATCACCACGAGGCGTTCCTCGGTCTCCGGGACGGCGTTCCGGAATTCCTGGTCGAGCGGTACCGGCCGGCCGAATCGCCGCTCAACGCGGTCTACCAGGTGCAGCCCGGCGACGTCGGCATGCACCTGCTGGTGGCGCCGCCGTCGTCGATCGGGACCATCCCCGGCTTCACTCTCGGCGTGATGCAGTCCGTCATGGCCTGGCTGTTCGAGCACACGGGGGCCGAGCGCGTCGTCGTCGAACCCGATGTGCGCAACCACAAGATCCACGTCCTCAACGAACGGGTCGGCTTCCACGCGCATTCCGTCGTGACGCTGCCCCCGGTCGACCCCGCCGAAAGCACCAAGGAGGCCCTGCTGAGCTTCTGCACGCGGGACGACTTCCTCGCCACCCTGACCCCGCTCTCCGCCCCCGCCACCGAAGGAGCCTCCGCATGA
- a CDS encoding aspartate aminotransferase family protein, which translates to MTSSRVELSPGQDFGSGVELALAASNQLLNARNSPNYVAQVLQGVNAVATKIQRTSHPFTGVTPAGLERQVAAVELDQPLPDLTAALEELDELYLKDAVYFHDSRYAAHLNCPVVIPALVGEAILSAVNSSLDTWDQSAGATLIERRLIDWTAERIGLGRDADGVFTSGGSQSNFQALLMACNHAVARLRVESAEHRELRLPLLLDRLRIFTSADSHFSIQKSAAMLGLGFDAVIPVPTTPDHRLDPAALGAALAESQEAGLIPMAVVATAGTTDFGAVDPLHEVSALAKAYDAWMHVDAAYGGGLLVSPRHGGLLNGIHLADSVTVDFHKTFFQPVSSSAVLVRDRAMLRHVTYYADYLNPESAAKAQIPNQVDKSIQTTRRFDALKLWLTLRTMGADAVGALFDEAIDLTARVGTLLDEDPDFELAAAPQLSTLVFRYRPLLNGVPLDEDLADRLNPAIRAAVFASGEAVVAGTTVHGRHHLKFTLLNAETRLSDIQDIIELLRRNGADLLGELTAPRDTAISSLSSDQKDLSA; encoded by the coding sequence GTGACATCGTCCCGAGTCGAACTCTCCCCAGGCCAGGACTTCGGTTCCGGCGTCGAACTCGCGCTGGCGGCGAGCAACCAGCTCCTCAACGCCAGGAACTCCCCGAACTACGTGGCGCAGGTCCTTCAGGGCGTGAACGCCGTGGCCACCAAGATCCAGCGCACCTCGCATCCGTTCACCGGCGTCACGCCCGCCGGCCTGGAGCGCCAGGTCGCCGCCGTCGAACTCGATCAGCCGCTCCCGGATCTGACCGCGGCGCTCGAGGAACTCGACGAGCTGTATCTGAAGGACGCCGTCTACTTCCACGATTCCCGCTATGCCGCGCACCTCAACTGCCCGGTCGTGATCCCGGCGCTGGTCGGCGAGGCGATCCTGTCCGCGGTGAACTCGTCCCTGGACACGTGGGATCAGAGCGCGGGCGCCACGCTCATCGAGCGGCGGCTCATCGACTGGACCGCGGAACGGATCGGCCTCGGCCGGGACGCGGACGGCGTGTTCACCTCTGGCGGCAGCCAGTCCAACTTCCAGGCTTTGCTCATGGCCTGCAACCACGCCGTCGCGCGTCTCCGGGTCGAGTCCGCCGAGCACCGCGAGCTGCGGCTGCCGCTGCTCCTCGACCGCCTGAGGATCTTCACCTCCGCGGACAGCCACTTCAGCATCCAGAAGTCGGCCGCCATGCTGGGCCTCGGCTTCGACGCCGTGATCCCGGTGCCCACGACGCCGGACCACCGCCTGGACCCGGCCGCCCTCGGCGCCGCCCTCGCCGAGTCCCAGGAGGCGGGTCTGATCCCGATGGCCGTGGTGGCGACGGCCGGCACCACCGACTTCGGCGCGGTGGATCCGCTGCACGAGGTCTCCGCCCTCGCGAAGGCGTACGACGCCTGGATGCACGTCGACGCCGCGTACGGTGGCGGGCTGCTCGTCTCGCCGCGCCACGGCGGGCTGCTGAACGGCATCCACCTGGCGGACTCCGTGACGGTCGACTTCCACAAGACCTTCTTCCAGCCGGTCAGCTCCAGTGCCGTCCTGGTCCGGGACCGCGCGATGCTCCGCCACGTGACCTACTACGCGGACTACCTCAACCCGGAGAGTGCCGCCAAGGCTCAGATCCCCAATCAGGTGGACAAGAGCATCCAGACCACCCGCCGCTTCGACGCCCTCAAGCTGTGGCTCACGCTCCGCACCATGGGCGCGGATGCCGTCGGGGCGCTCTTCGACGAAGCCATCGACCTCACCGCCCGCGTGGGGACCCTCCTCGACGAGGATCCCGACTTCGAACTCGCGGCCGCGCCCCAGCTCAGCACCTTGGTGTTCCGTTACCGTCCCCTGCTGAACGGCGTCCCGCTGGACGAGGACCTCGCGGACCGCCTCAACCCCGCCATCCGCGCCGCCGTGTTTGCCTCCGGTGAGGCCGTGGTGGCCGGGACGACCGTGCACGGGCGTCACCATCTCAAGTTCACGCTCCTGAACGCCGAGACCCGCCTCAGCGACATCCAGGACATCATCGAGCTCCTGCGCCGCAACGGCGCGGACCTCCTCGGCGAGCTGACCGCCCCGCGAGACACCGCCATCTCCTCCCTCTCCTCCGACCAGAAGGACCTCTCCGCATGA